A genomic segment from Tolypothrix sp. NIES-4075 encodes:
- the cas6 gene encoding CRISPR-associated endoribonuclease Cas6: protein MPHSLVLNLTPKSPIYPDFLSGRHLHALFLTLVSSVDKTLGDYLHSSKADKPFTLSPLQIQPSHKNHHTLQLSHQKPIAPGTFCWWRISLLDDTLFSKLTPLWLNLNPNQPWHLGSADLFITSIQGTPQSTQPWSNACTYAQLYEQASESDRTINFTFATPTAFRQGGYDTVLPIRECVFNSLLSRWSKYSGIEFDNIPVESIYPSFFNINTQVVSNYDSKFIGCVGEITYRIFGELEPISIKQINALADFALYAGVGRKTTMGMGMVRRFKN, encoded by the coding sequence ATGCCCCATAGCCTGGTTCTCAACCTTACCCCCAAATCTCCCATCTACCCTGATTTCCTCAGCGGTAGACATCTCCACGCCCTATTTTTAACCCTTGTTAGTTCGGTAGATAAAACATTAGGAGATTATCTGCATTCATCTAAGGCAGACAAGCCTTTTACTCTTTCTCCCTTACAAATACAACCAAGCCACAAAAATCATCACACCTTACAATTATCTCATCAAAAACCCATTGCCCCAGGTACTTTTTGTTGGTGGCGCATTTCTCTATTAGATGACACTCTATTTAGCAAGCTGACTCCGCTATGGCTAAATCTTAACCCTAACCAACCTTGGCATTTGGGTTCTGCTGATTTATTTATTACCAGCATTCAAGGTACACCCCAATCTACCCAACCTTGGTCAAATGCTTGCACCTACGCACAATTATACGAACAAGCATCAGAAAGCGATCGCACTATTAACTTCACTTTTGCCACCCCCACTGCATTTCGTCAAGGAGGATACGACACCGTACTACCGATTCGAGAATGTGTATTTAACAGTCTTTTAAGTCGCTGGAGTAAATACAGTGGGATTGAATTTGATAATATCCCCGTCGAATCTATTTACCCCAGTTTTTTCAACATCAATACCCAAGTTGTCAGCAACTACGACAGCAAATTTATTGGGTGTGTTGGCGAAATTACCTATCGTATTTTCGGTGAATTGGAACCAATATCAATCAAACAAATCAATGCCTTAGCTGATTTTGCATTATATGCAGGTGTGGGACGCAAAACAACGATGGGTATGGGTATGGTACGTCGTTTCAAAAATTAA
- the cas4 gene encoding CRISPR-associated protein Cas4, giving the protein MHDLEYVFIAALNQYAYCPHRCWLMFCAGEFIDNQYTIEGTILHDRVHTVSEENRESTWQIRAIWLKSDTYKLIGKSDLIEAENGEFYPVEYKRGRKGEWDNDELQVCAQALCLEEMTGKTINSGYIYYAHSHQRQLVEINQELRQSAIATIEAVQMLLLTGTMPKAVKTKRCDGCSLYGRCLPQATEKVGRYQEAL; this is encoded by the coding sequence ATGCATGATTTAGAATATGTTTTCATCGCTGCTTTAAACCAATATGCCTACTGTCCACACCGCTGCTGGTTAATGTTTTGTGCAGGAGAGTTTATTGACAACCAATACACAATTGAAGGCACAATTTTACACGATCGCGTTCATACCGTAAGCGAAGAAAACCGTGAATCAACTTGGCAAATTCGGGCAATATGGCTGAAATCAGATACATACAAACTCATTGGAAAATCAGATTTAATTGAAGCTGAAAATGGCGAATTTTACCCTGTTGAATACAAGCGCGGACGCAAGGGAGAATGGGATAATGATGAACTGCAAGTCTGTGCCCAAGCCTTATGTTTAGAAGAAATGACTGGAAAAACTATTAATAGTGGTTATATCTATTACGCGCACTCGCACCAACGCCAATTAGTCGAGATAAATCAAGAGTTGCGACAAAGTGCGATCGCTACTATCGAAGCTGTGCAAATGCTTCTCCTTACAGGGACGATGCCTAAAGCTGTCAAAACCAAACGCTGCGATGGATGCAGCTTGTATGGACGATGTTTACCTCAAGCAACCGAAAAAGTAGGTCGCTATCAAGAAGCACTCTAA
- the cas1d gene encoding type I-D CRISPR-associated endonuclease Cas1d: protein MGTVYISQNDAFIGKIDERLSVKFDKKTILDIPLIKIDGIVVLGRATVSPAVVDELLARQIPLTFLTDTGRYLGRLEPEVTKNIFVRKAQWQAAGESSQAIHVVQAFVRGKLKNYRNSLIRRQRDTDLDLSASITRIEHAIAPIDTTQNVNSLRGLEGAGSAAYFGCFNQLIRNAEFEFKTRVRRPPTDPVNSLLSFGYSLLRHDVQGAVNIVGFDPYLGYLHCDRYGRPSLALDLMEEFRPLIVDAVVLLAINKRYLTPADFVTEPLSNAVSLTPEGRKTFLRLYTQKKQSEFKHPVLGRKSMYQEAFELQARLLAKYLMGESEKYPPLVLK from the coding sequence ATGGGCACAGTTTACATTTCTCAGAATGATGCATTTATCGGTAAAATCGACGAACGATTAAGCGTCAAATTCGACAAAAAAACGATTTTAGATATACCGTTAATCAAAATTGATGGTATTGTAGTTTTAGGACGTGCTACGGTTTCACCTGCTGTTGTTGATGAACTATTAGCAAGGCAAATTCCACTGACTTTCCTTACCGACACAGGTCGCTATCTGGGACGATTAGAGCCAGAAGTTACTAAAAATATCTTTGTTCGCAAAGCCCAATGGCAAGCAGCGGGTGAGTCATCCCAAGCAATTCATGTTGTACAAGCGTTTGTACGCGGTAAACTTAAAAACTACCGCAACAGTCTTATCCGCCGTCAACGCGATACAGACTTGGATTTATCTGCAAGCATTACCCGCATAGAACATGCGATCGCACCCATCGACACAACACAAAATGTAAACTCGTTACGAGGGCTGGAAGGTGCGGGGAGTGCTGCATATTTTGGCTGCTTTAACCAACTCATTCGCAATGCGGAATTTGAATTTAAAACCCGCGTCCGGCGTCCCCCGACCGATCCTGTCAATTCCCTACTCAGTTTTGGATATTCGTTGCTGCGTCACGATGTTCAAGGAGCGGTTAACATTGTCGGGTTTGACCCTTATTTGGGCTATTTGCATTGCGATCGCTACGGTCGTCCATCGTTAGCTTTAGACCTGATGGAAGAATTTCGCCCATTAATAGTAGATGCAGTTGTCCTATTGGCAATAAACAAACGCTATTTGACACCGGCAGATTTTGTCACAGAACCATTAAGCAATGCGGTTTCCCTGACCCCTGAAGGACGCAAAACCTTTTTGCGGTTGTACACCCAGAAAAAACAATCTGAGTTTAAACATCCAGTGCTAGGTCGTAAAAGCATGTATCAAGAAGCTTTTGAACTCCAAGCCCGATTGCTGGCAAAATACTTGATGGGCGAAAGCGAAAAATATCCACCACTGGTTTTGAAATAA
- the cas2 gene encoding CRISPR-associated endonuclease Cas2 — MNVVVSYDISEDKRRTKIHSTLKSYGQWVQYSVFECQLTDTQYAKLRSRLNKLIKPDTDSIRFYFLCACCFGKVERIGGEQPRDETIFFA, encoded by the coding sequence ATGAACGTTGTTGTCTCCTACGATATTTCTGAAGATAAACGCCGTACTAAAATTCACAGCACCCTTAAGTCTTACGGGCAATGGGTACAATATAGCGTGTTTGAATGTCAGCTTACTGATACCCAATATGCAAAACTGCGATCGCGCTTGAACAAGTTGATTAAGCCTGATACCGATAGCATTCGCTTTTACTTTCTATGCGCCTGTTGTTTTGGTAAAGTTGAACGTATCGGTGGCGAACAACCCCGCGATGAAACGATTTTCTTTGCTTAG